A region of Salinibacter sp. 10B DNA encodes the following proteins:
- a CDS encoding AarF/ABC1/UbiB kinase family protein — MSQQHNSDDDFPASKMERSKIFAKTGLKVGKNYAKYLADRVTGRGGDAEERKRDLNTKNAEDLFREFTRLRGTALKMAQSMSMDTGMMPDEFMEVMAEAQYNVPPMNRALVRKRIRDALGKMPELLFDTFESEALAAASIGQVHRARLSDGRDVAVKVQYPNVRETIESDLTVARTLFGRLVRGGSIDSHFNEVRDRLREETDYVNEADNIDFFAEQYDQDEIVVPRAVRDYSTETVLTMTYVEGQHLKEFLQNNPDQAARNHFGQLLWDFLHEQVASNHRTLHADAHPGNFLFRDDGRLGVIDFGCVKTFPQDFRDDMLRLYRARMADDDQNIERLLHQLDILHDDLSDAVRNEIRAFFDQYGSLIVEPYRTPTFDFGDPEFSQRLHDCFQEASRLREVVGSPHFIFLNKALVGLLNLLTQLEPVIDTTHSVELLNDELETLGETPVPSCSASN; from the coding sequence ATGAGCCAGCAGCACAACTCGGACGATGACTTCCCCGCGTCGAAGATGGAGCGGAGCAAGATCTTCGCAAAGACGGGCCTGAAGGTGGGAAAGAACTACGCCAAGTATCTCGCGGACCGGGTGACGGGCCGCGGCGGCGACGCGGAGGAGCGCAAGCGCGACCTGAACACGAAAAACGCGGAGGACCTCTTCCGCGAATTTACCCGATTGCGGGGGACGGCGCTCAAGATGGCACAGTCGATGAGCATGGACACCGGCATGATGCCGGACGAGTTCATGGAGGTCATGGCCGAGGCGCAATACAACGTGCCCCCGATGAACCGGGCGCTGGTCCGCAAACGCATCCGCGATGCCCTGGGCAAGATGCCGGAACTGCTCTTCGACACATTTGAGTCGGAAGCACTGGCGGCGGCCTCCATCGGGCAGGTCCATCGGGCCCGCCTGAGCGACGGGCGGGACGTGGCGGTGAAGGTGCAATACCCGAACGTGCGGGAGACCATCGAGTCCGACCTGACCGTGGCTCGCACGCTGTTCGGCCGCCTGGTGCGTGGGGGAAGCATCGACTCACACTTCAATGAGGTGCGCGACCGCCTCCGGGAGGAAACCGACTACGTGAACGAAGCCGACAACATCGACTTCTTTGCGGAGCAGTACGACCAAGACGAGATTGTGGTGCCGCGGGCGGTCCGAGACTACTCGACCGAGACGGTACTCACGATGACGTACGTGGAGGGACAGCACCTGAAGGAGTTTCTACAGAACAATCCAGACCAAGCGGCGCGCAACCACTTTGGCCAGCTCCTGTGGGATTTCCTCCACGAACAGGTGGCCAGCAATCACCGAACGCTCCACGCCGACGCCCATCCCGGCAACTTCCTCTTCCGCGACGACGGGCGGCTGGGCGTCATCGACTTCGGGTGCGTAAAAACCTTTCCGCAGGACTTCCGCGACGACATGCTCCGGCTCTACCGAGCCCGCATGGCGGACGACGACCAGAACATCGAGCGGTTGTTGCACCAGCTCGACATCCTCCACGACGACCTCTCCGACGCGGTCCGCAACGAGATCCGCGCCTTCTTCGACCAGTATGGCTCACTGATCGTGGAACCGTATCGCACGCCGACCTTCGACTTCGGCGATCCTGAATTCAGCCAGCGACTACACGACTGCTTTCAGGAGGCCTCTCGCCTACGCGAGGTGGTGGGCTCCCCGCACTTCATCTTCCTCAACAAAGCGCTGGTGGGCCTGCTCAACCTCCTCACCCAACTGGAGCCCGTGATTGACACGACCCACAGCGTGGAGTTGCTGAACGACGAGTTGGAGACCCTGGGAGAAACGCCAGTTCCGTCGTGCAGTGCCTCCAACTGA
- a CDS encoding ion transporter, with protein sequence MDRPRVRELLGLAVDIIMLVLIVANLTLIIIDWGFESVIVQRQLQTYLPSVHRWYDETIHQHFLFYDLAFVAIFVTEILIRWGLAIYRQRYHRWFFYPFVHWYDVLGCIPVSSLRSLRLFRVIAMIPKMQRLGLFDLKKTYVYEKFEKYRAILLEEISDRVTVRIIEGLQKEIRGSHPVTDRIAKEVIEPQREALIQALTHRLQEATAVAYSSRQDDFHDYLDDVIAEAVNRNREINTIASLPGVGTPMATLLENAISDIVFNVIDRMVEDVASLENDRVIAEVTAISTDTLLSPKYDQRLNRLARSVVLQSLDVIKEHVEIKTWKQTYSDPSSPQPAPAAS encoded by the coding sequence ATGGATCGCCCTCGAGTGCGCGAGCTGCTGGGACTGGCGGTCGACATCATCATGCTGGTCCTCATTGTCGCCAATCTCACCCTCATCATTATCGACTGGGGATTCGAGAGTGTTATCGTCCAGCGACAGCTCCAGACCTATCTCCCGTCGGTGCACCGATGGTACGACGAGACCATCCATCAACACTTTCTCTTCTATGACCTGGCCTTCGTCGCAATTTTCGTCACCGAAATCCTCATCCGCTGGGGCCTAGCCATTTACCGGCAACGCTACCACCGATGGTTCTTCTACCCGTTCGTCCATTGGTACGACGTGCTGGGCTGCATTCCGGTGAGCTCCCTCCGATCCCTGCGCCTCTTTCGGGTGATCGCGATGATCCCCAAAATGCAGCGCCTCGGCCTCTTTGACCTGAAAAAGACCTACGTCTACGAGAAATTTGAGAAGTACCGGGCCATTCTGCTGGAGGAGATCAGCGACCGGGTCACTGTTCGCATCATTGAGGGTCTTCAGAAAGAAATCCGCGGGAGCCACCCGGTCACCGATCGTATCGCCAAGGAAGTCATCGAGCCCCAACGCGAGGCCCTCATCCAAGCCCTCACGCATCGCCTCCAGGAGGCCACCGCCGTTGCCTACAGCAGCCGTCAAGACGACTTTCACGACTACCTCGACGACGTCATTGCCGAGGCGGTCAACCGGAATCGCGAGATTAATACGATTGCGTCCCTGCCCGGTGTGGGAACTCCGATGGCGACACTGCTGGAGAACGCCATCAGCGACATTGTCTTCAACGTCATCGACCGGATGGTAGAAGACGTGGCATCGCTCGAAAACGACCGCGTCATTGCGGAGGTGACCGCCATTTCGACCGACACCCTGCTCAGCCCGAAATACGACCAACGGCTGAATCGACTGGCCCGATCGGTCGTCCTCCAATCCCTCGACGTCATTAAGGAGCACGTGGAAATTAAGACGTGGAAGCAAACCTACTCGGACCCGTCTTCGCCCCAACCTGCTCCCGCCGCCTCGTAA
- a CDS encoding DUF192 domain-containing protein — protein MLIRFLPVLLLFGLTFGCTSNETESETKDLSFQEGTLAFVQPNGDTLTTIALAIADSDAERTRGLMRQRSLGYERGMLFIFDAVDTGGMWMRNTPLPLDIVFVAPDSQVINIARRTTPFSEKTIEPDGPRKFVVEVRAGFADRFGLTDSTRVRWTRTP, from the coding sequence ATGCTTATCCGCTTCCTTCCCGTCCTGCTCCTATTCGGCCTCACGTTCGGCTGTACCTCGAACGAAACTGAATCGGAGACCAAAGACCTGTCCTTCCAGGAAGGCACCCTTGCGTTCGTCCAACCGAACGGCGACACGCTGACGACCATTGCCCTCGCAATTGCGGACTCGGATGCTGAACGCACGCGGGGGCTCATGCGACAACGCTCCCTCGGCTATGAGCGTGGCATGCTCTTTATCTTCGACGCAGTGGACACGGGGGGAATGTGGATGCGCAACACCCCTCTCCCGCTTGACATCGTATTCGTGGCCCCGGACTCGCAGGTCATCAACATCGCCCGCCGTACAACGCCGTTTTCCGAAAAGACCATTGAGCCGGACGGGCCCCGAAAGTTCGTCGTCGAGGTGCGTGCAGGCTTCGCCGACCGTTTTGGTCTTACGGATAGCACCCGGGTGCGCTGGACCCGCACCCCGTAG
- a CDS encoding coproporphyrinogen-III oxidase family protein, with product MAGLYVHVPFRSAPRSYDESYCVVPDPTDVSEYETALQRELRAYAREYAAEEPMTTVYAGGGRPSLLPLNTVHTLLTTLVEVFDASAFEEATAEVNPADASVGYLHGLRHMGFDRLSLDVLSFFPDDLRTFDGPHSAEDAISALRHARTAGFDELSIDLLFSPQQPLSRWRASLQLTVELRVPHVTLLEAPSAPPTESAQSALAERLEYAMTFLQSEGYEQYELTHFARPGHRSAHQEHYYDHGNYLGVGPAAESFWWIDRAHRSVGRRWTNVSDLARYATLLDHQYPPVAYRQTLDRRALAREYVLLRLRTAAGLDLARLAEQYDLDLRAEKENVIESLQDHGLLTVERDTLRLTNRGRLLADGIAERLLSFD from the coding sequence ATGGCCGGCCTCTACGTTCACGTCCCCTTCCGATCTGCGCCGCGCTCCTACGACGAAAGCTACTGCGTCGTCCCCGACCCAACGGATGTGTCTGAATACGAAACGGCCCTGCAACGGGAGTTGCGGGCCTACGCTCGGGAGTACGCGGCCGAAGAGCCGATGACCACCGTGTACGCGGGAGGAGGACGGCCCTCGCTCCTGCCACTGAACACCGTCCATACCCTGCTCACAACTCTGGTGGAGGTGTTCGATGCCTCCGCATTTGAAGAAGCAACCGCGGAAGTGAATCCCGCCGACGCCTCCGTCGGCTACCTGCACGGCCTGCGGCACATGGGCTTCGACCGACTCAGTCTCGACGTACTCTCGTTTTTTCCCGACGACTTGCGCACGTTTGATGGGCCCCACTCCGCAGAAGACGCCATTTCCGCCCTCCGGCACGCCCGAACGGCTGGCTTCGACGAACTATCCATTGACCTTCTGTTCAGTCCTCAGCAGCCCCTTTCTCGCTGGCGGGCCTCCCTCCAGTTGACCGTGGAGCTACGGGTGCCCCATGTCACCCTCCTCGAAGCCCCCTCTGCTCCGCCTACGGAATCGGCCCAATCGGCCCTGGCCGAGCGACTGGAGTACGCAATGACTTTCCTTCAATCGGAGGGCTACGAGCAGTACGAACTCACCCACTTTGCCCGACCGGGCCACCGTTCAGCACACCAGGAGCACTACTACGACCACGGCAACTACTTGGGCGTGGGACCCGCCGCCGAGTCGTTCTGGTGGATCGATCGCGCCCACCGCTCCGTTGGGCGCCGATGGACAAATGTAAGCGACCTGGCGCGCTACGCAACGCTCTTGGACCACCAGTACCCACCGGTGGCGTACCGTCAGACGCTCGACCGTCGTGCACTGGCGCGCGAGTACGTGCTCTTGCGGCTCCGAACCGCCGCGGGACTCGACCTCGCCCGCCTGGCGGAGCAGTACGATCTCGACTTGCGAGCCGAAAAGGAGAACGTGATCGAGAGCCTTCAGGATCACGGGCTACTCACGGTCGAGCGTGATACACTTCGGCTCACGAATCGTGGCCGTCTGCTCGCCGACGGCATTGCAGAACGCCTGCTCTCCTTCGACTGA
- a CDS encoding DUF547 domain-containing protein, with amino-acid sequence MSCPRYIAVLLGILIVVGGRSPLQAQQRATSTVVRTSIDHGPFTRLLQRFVDEQGNVEYAQLKAESDSVLRPYLRQLATTNPASLGCDARLAFWINAYNAYTLKLIVEHYPVKNIWAVTPGPAEPKDNSPFALEVGSVADTVRTLDEIEHEIIRERFDEPRIHFALVCAAASCPRLRREAYTGARLEFQLEDQTRTFFHDDEKNRIPAGNGQIQLSRILKWYGQDFGDSTDALQRFIAPYFDGAVRDTLSRAAYEVTFGSYDWTLNDQSSASGAASGRK; translated from the coding sequence ATGTCCTGCCCCCGATACATTGCTGTACTGCTTGGAATCCTGATCGTCGTGGGAGGACGTTCTCCACTACAGGCCCAGCAACGCGCCACCTCGACCGTCGTGCGGACGTCGATTGACCACGGCCCGTTCACGCGTTTGCTTCAACGCTTCGTAGATGAGCAGGGCAATGTGGAGTACGCGCAACTAAAGGCGGAGTCGGACTCAGTCCTGAGGCCGTACCTGCGCCAGCTCGCCACGACCAATCCGGCGTCCCTTGGGTGCGATGCCCGTCTGGCGTTCTGGATCAATGCCTACAACGCCTACACGCTAAAGCTCATCGTAGAGCATTACCCAGTGAAGAACATCTGGGCCGTTACGCCCGGGCCGGCCGAGCCGAAAGACAATAGTCCGTTTGCGTTGGAGGTTGGGAGCGTTGCCGACACCGTTCGGACCCTCGACGAAATTGAGCATGAGATCATTCGCGAGCGATTTGACGAGCCGCGGATTCACTTCGCGCTCGTCTGTGCGGCCGCCAGTTGTCCCCGTCTTCGTCGAGAGGCCTACACCGGCGCCCGGCTTGAATTCCAGCTCGAAGATCAGACGCGCACCTTCTTTCATGACGACGAGAAGAATCGCATCCCAGCAGGCAACGGGCAGATCCAGCTTTCCCGCATCCTGAAGTGGTATGGGCAGGACTTCGGCGACTCGACCGATGCTCTGCAACGCTTCATCGCGCCATATTTCGATGGAGCCGTTCGGGATACGCTCTCCAGGGCCGCGTACGAGGTGACCTTCGGGTCGTACGACTGGACACTGAACGACCAGTCGTCGGCGTCAGGGGCGGCGTCTGGACGAAAATAG
- the gatB gene encoding Asp-tRNA(Asn)/Glu-tRNA(Gln) amidotransferase subunit GatB encodes MAYETYEPVIGLEVHVQLQTDSKIFSTDATAFGAEPNAQVDPVSLGHPGTLPVLNRKVVEYALRLGLATHCSIAPRSVFARKHYFYPDLPKGYQISQYDTPICYDGYLEIYPGEDEDTEGGRPSRPDSKRIGLTRIHMEEDAGKSIHQEGGKTRLDFNRCGVPLLEMVTEPDLRTPREAYLFLKRLRQMVRYLDISDGNMEEGSLRCDANVSVRPRGREAFGTRTELKNLNSMSHVEKALDYEITRQIATLEKGGSVQQRTLLWDPDAGTTHPMRSKEEAHDYRYMPDPDLVEVEVDDKMIADVEADLPELPRARQQRFVDEVGLPPYDASVLTEERAVADYFEAALDELYKRTKGGDTDAQAKLVSNLVMTEVMRVLNEQDIAIDELPVGPERLAQLAFLRVEDKVSSNGAQEVFEVMLKEHDTSAGKIADERDLIQVTDAGAIEPVVEAVIDDHPEQVETYLGGKDGLLGFFIGQVMQRFDGSPDPQLVREMLRDKLEARKEGVEE; translated from the coding sequence ATGGCGTACGAGACCTACGAGCCGGTCATCGGCCTTGAAGTGCACGTCCAGCTCCAGACCGACTCGAAAATTTTTAGTACCGACGCCACGGCCTTTGGGGCTGAGCCCAACGCGCAGGTTGACCCCGTGAGCTTGGGCCATCCGGGCACGCTTCCCGTGCTCAACCGGAAGGTGGTCGAGTATGCACTCCGCTTGGGATTGGCCACGCACTGCTCCATCGCGCCCCGCTCGGTCTTTGCCCGGAAGCACTATTTCTATCCAGACCTGCCGAAGGGATACCAGATCTCACAGTACGACACGCCCATCTGCTACGACGGATACCTCGAAATTTACCCTGGGGAGGACGAGGACACCGAGGGTGGACGGCCCTCCCGGCCCGACTCGAAGCGGATCGGGCTCACTCGCATCCACATGGAGGAAGATGCGGGCAAGTCCATTCACCAGGAGGGGGGCAAGACGCGACTCGACTTCAACCGTTGTGGTGTGCCGCTGCTGGAGATGGTGACGGAGCCAGACCTGCGCACGCCGCGCGAGGCCTACCTTTTTCTGAAGCGGCTCCGTCAGATGGTGCGGTATCTCGACATCAGCGACGGCAACATGGAGGAAGGGTCGTTGCGCTGCGACGCCAACGTAAGTGTGCGGCCCCGGGGACGAGAGGCATTCGGGACGCGGACCGAGCTGAAAAACTTGAACTCGATGAGCCACGTCGAGAAGGCGCTCGACTACGAAATTACGCGCCAAATTGCCACGCTGGAGAAGGGGGGCTCGGTTCAGCAACGGACGCTGTTGTGGGATCCAGACGCTGGGACCACGCATCCCATGCGTTCAAAGGAGGAGGCGCACGATTACAGGTACATGCCGGATCCGGATCTCGTAGAGGTAGAGGTCGACGACAAGATGATCGCGGACGTGGAAGCGGATCTGCCGGAATTGCCCCGCGCCCGCCAACAGCGCTTCGTGGACGAGGTGGGACTCCCGCCGTACGACGCAAGCGTCCTCACCGAAGAGCGAGCCGTCGCCGATTATTTCGAGGCTGCGCTTGATGAGCTCTACAAACGTACGAAGGGCGGCGATACCGATGCACAGGCCAAGCTCGTCTCGAACCTCGTGATGACCGAGGTGATGCGTGTGCTCAACGAACAGGACATTGCGATCGACGAGCTGCCGGTTGGGCCCGAGCGGCTGGCACAGCTTGCGTTCCTGCGGGTGGAGGATAAGGTAAGTTCGAACGGAGCGCAGGAAGTATTCGAGGTGATGCTGAAAGAGCATGACACCAGTGCCGGCAAGATTGCGGATGAGCGCGACCTCATTCAGGTGACGGATGCCGGAGCGATCGAACCGGTCGTGGAGGCAGTGATTGACGACCATCCCGAGCAGGTAGAGACGTATCTCGGAGGCAAAGACGGACTGCTTGGATTTTTCATCGGGCAGGTCATGCAGCGCTTTGACGGGTCGCCCGACCCACAGCTTGTGCGCGAGATGCTTCGTGACAAGCTGGAGGCGCGGAAGGAAGGGGTTGAGGAGTAG
- a CDS encoding GNAT family N-acetyltransferase codes for MPNLRRATRAEDLDAARRLFREYVEELDFALDFQDVEAELEALPGPYAAPDGAILLADVEGSLAGVVAVKPLDEDGVCEMKRLYVRPHHRTQGVGRALGTAILDTARALGYDTMRLDTVESMTAARSLYRSLGFEERSAYYHNPLPDVVYMEREL; via the coding sequence GTGCCGAACCTCCGTCGTGCCACACGTGCTGAGGATCTGGACGCCGCTCGGCGCCTCTTTCGCGAGTACGTGGAGGAACTCGACTTTGCCCTCGACTTTCAGGACGTCGAAGCCGAGCTGGAGGCTCTACCCGGCCCGTATGCCGCGCCGGACGGCGCCATTCTTCTCGCCGATGTCGAAGGAAGCCTCGCGGGCGTGGTTGCCGTGAAACCACTCGACGAAGACGGCGTCTGCGAAATGAAACGCCTCTATGTACGCCCCCACCACCGCACACAGGGCGTGGGGCGTGCGCTGGGGACTGCGATCCTGGACACAGCCCGCGCTCTCGGCTACGATACAATGCGACTCGACACGGTCGAGTCCATGACGGCTGCCCGATCGCTGTACCGGTCGCTCGGGTTCGAGGAACGCTCGGCCTACTACCACAACCCGTTGCCGGACGTCGTGTACATGGAACGCGAGCTCTAG
- a CDS encoding M14 metallopeptidase family protein encodes MAIRHTLEMSLRIAVVAVVFALVGGGGAFGQAPVPSEVLGFEPGADYKMADYDQLTQYYRQLSEASDRVEMQSIGTTVEGRSMKLLVISSADNLDNLDRWKEISATLSRARISEENAQQLSKEGKAVVWIDAGLHSTERAPSQAMPKLAHRLATEESAEAQKIRENTVLLLMPVMNPDGLDIVENWYDRVLDTPFETSSPPWLYHKYVGHDNNRDWFMNNMPETRAVTDVIFNEWYPQIVVNHHQTAPDWARIFIPPFTGPVNPDIHPGVVAGVNQVGTAMGQRFAMKDMPGVVSNDIFTMFWNGGMRTAPYFHNQIGILTEVAHETPTPRHYEPDSLPSHVGERNPTDGTALFYTDPWKGGESHFMDAVNYTNTASMGVLDVAADRPQQFLYNIYKMGRDAIEAGESGDPFAYVIPPTQWNPREAHNLVNILRQGGIEVDRATESFDAGGETYPAGSYVISAAQAFRPFVMDLLEPQNYPTRRTAGGQPETPYDLAGWTLPMQMGVTVDRVNQSFEAQMQAVTDSVAPAPGDVTGSAGYGYVFSHRPNTSAEAVNELLADGETVFWAEAGVSANGVELDSGAIVVEQGQGTEQRVEAVAEAHGLDVQGLAEQPEGPLHQLQQPRVGIYKSWVPSMDEGWTRWILNEYDVPVDTLHDADVRTGDLSKYTTIILPHHYSSDLLLNGYGEGTMPEKYVGGLGLTGAIALERYVENGGTVVAFDEASSFAIEQFGLPVEDVTDGVSSSEFFIPGSLIRTTINTEHPLAYGMRDTVAASFSRSRAFEAVRQDKMGEGGREDTELPEAPPVEVVARYAENDLLMSGWAMGEKEHIGGEAALMRVHEGDGEVVLFGFRPQFRGQPRGTYKLLFNALHGATVEDLPEVGQVSADPFGTD; translated from the coding sequence ATGGCCATTCGTCACACGCTCGAGATGTCCCTTCGCATTGCCGTCGTTGCTGTTGTGTTTGCGCTTGTAGGAGGGGGAGGGGCCTTCGGGCAGGCGCCCGTCCCGTCGGAGGTGCTCGGCTTTGAGCCCGGGGCGGACTACAAGATGGCCGATTACGACCAGCTCACCCAATACTACCGCCAGCTTAGCGAGGCCAGTGACCGAGTGGAGATGCAGTCCATCGGGACCACGGTGGAGGGGCGGTCGATGAAGCTGCTTGTGATTTCCAGTGCGGACAACCTCGACAATCTCGACCGCTGGAAAGAGATCAGTGCTACGCTCTCCCGGGCGCGAATCAGTGAGGAGAATGCCCAGCAGCTGTCGAAGGAGGGAAAGGCGGTGGTGTGGATTGATGCGGGGCTCCACTCTACGGAACGAGCCCCGAGCCAGGCCATGCCGAAGCTTGCGCATCGGCTCGCGACGGAGGAAAGTGCCGAGGCGCAGAAGATTCGGGAGAACACGGTGCTGCTCCTCATGCCGGTGATGAACCCGGACGGGCTCGACATTGTCGAGAACTGGTACGACCGCGTGCTGGACACTCCGTTCGAGACCAGCAGTCCTCCGTGGCTCTACCACAAGTACGTGGGCCACGACAACAACCGGGACTGGTTCATGAACAACATGCCGGAGACGCGGGCCGTGACGGACGTGATCTTCAACGAGTGGTATCCACAGATTGTCGTGAATCATCACCAGACGGCGCCCGATTGGGCACGGATTTTCATTCCCCCGTTCACCGGTCCGGTGAATCCCGACATCCACCCGGGCGTCGTGGCGGGCGTAAATCAGGTGGGCACGGCCATGGGGCAGCGCTTTGCGATGAAGGACATGCCCGGCGTGGTGTCGAATGACATCTTTACCATGTTCTGGAATGGCGGCATGCGCACCGCGCCCTACTTTCACAATCAGATCGGCATCCTGACGGAGGTGGCTCACGAGACGCCCACGCCCCGGCACTACGAGCCCGATTCTCTTCCTTCGCACGTTGGCGAGCGCAACCCGACCGACGGCACGGCGCTCTTTTATACCGATCCCTGGAAGGGAGGAGAGTCCCACTTTATGGATGCCGTTAACTATACAAATACGGCGTCGATGGGGGTGCTGGACGTGGCGGCCGACCGCCCGCAGCAGTTTCTCTACAACATCTACAAGATGGGGCGCGACGCCATCGAGGCAGGGGAAAGCGGCGATCCGTTCGCCTACGTCATTCCACCCACGCAGTGGAATCCGCGGGAGGCACACAACCTCGTCAATATCTTGCGGCAGGGGGGCATTGAGGTCGACCGGGCTACCGAGTCGTTTGATGCTGGCGGCGAGACGTACCCAGCGGGCTCCTACGTGATTTCCGCTGCGCAGGCCTTCCGTCCGTTCGTGATGGACCTGCTGGAGCCGCAAAATTATCCGACGCGACGCACCGCAGGAGGGCAGCCCGAGACGCCCTACGACCTGGCCGGGTGGACGTTGCCGATGCAGATGGGCGTGACGGTGGATCGGGTAAACCAGTCGTTCGAGGCGCAGATGCAGGCGGTGACGGACTCGGTGGCCCCTGCGCCCGGAGACGTGACCGGAAGCGCGGGGTATGGATATGTGTTTTCGCATCGACCCAACACCAGCGCGGAAGCGGTCAATGAACTGTTGGCAGATGGCGAGACTGTGTTCTGGGCAGAAGCCGGCGTGTCCGCAAATGGAGTCGAGCTGGACTCCGGAGCGATCGTGGTTGAACAGGGGCAGGGCACGGAGCAACGGGTGGAGGCGGTTGCGGAGGCCCATGGACTCGACGTGCAGGGACTAGCCGAGCAGCCGGAGGGTCCGCTGCATCAGTTGCAACAGCCTCGGGTCGGCATTTACAAGTCCTGGGTGCCCAGCATGGACGAGGGATGGACGCGCTGGATCTTGAACGAGTATGACGTGCCGGTGGATACGCTTCATGACGCCGACGTCCGCACTGGGGACCTGTCGAAGTATACGACCATCATTCTGCCGCACCACTACTCCTCCGACCTGCTTCTTAACGGCTACGGAGAGGGAACGATGCCAGAGAAATACGTCGGTGGGTTAGGGCTGACCGGGGCCATCGCGCTGGAGCGGTACGTCGAAAACGGCGGAACCGTGGTGGCCTTCGATGAGGCCAGCAGCTTTGCGATTGAGCAGTTTGGCCTGCCGGTGGAGGACGTGACCGACGGTGTGTCCAGTTCTGAGTTCTTCATTCCGGGCTCCCTCATTCGGACCACCATCAACACGGAGCACCCCCTGGCCTACGGCATGCGGGATACGGTGGCAGCGTCCTTCAGCCGAAGCCGGGCGTTCGAGGCGGTGCGACAGGACAAAATGGGCGAGGGGGGGCGTGAAGACACTGAGCTTCCGGAGGCACCGCCGGTCGAGGTGGTTGCCCGTTACGCCGAGAATGATCTACTCATGAGCGGATGGGCAATGGGCGAAAAGGAGCACATCGGTGGAGAAGCGGCATTGATGCGCGTGCACGAAGGCGACGGCGAGGTCGTTCTCTTCGGGTTCCGTCCCCAGTTCCGCGGCCAGCCGCGCGGGACGTACAAGCTCCTCTTCAACGCTCTGCATGGAGCTACGGTTGAGGATCTGCCGGAGGTTGGGCAGGTGTCGGCCGACCCATTCGGCACAGATTAA
- a CDS encoding DUF192 domain-containing protein, with the protein MTFASPLLMAPPKVFLPLLLAFSIILAPACSTDNGEDAPSASSDTTSIPFDNEGQLAFVQDRDTLVLIDLEIAESDSAQKRGMMQREGFPNETSGMLFPFDEERKRSFWMANTPLSLDLFFISADSQIVRIKKYAQPNSATSIPSQAPAQYVLETGAGFADSYGIVEGDRVRWRRTDE; encoded by the coding sequence ATGACTTTTGCCTCGCCTCTGCTCATGGCCCCTCCGAAAGTGTTCCTCCCTCTTCTCCTGGCCTTCTCGATCATCCTCGCGCCAGCGTGCTCGACCGACAATGGCGAGGACGCCCCGTCCGCCTCCTCAGACACGACGTCCATTCCCTTCGACAACGAAGGACAGCTCGCCTTCGTGCAAGACCGTGACACGCTCGTTCTGATCGATCTTGAGATTGCTGAATCCGATTCTGCCCAAAAGCGGGGCATGATGCAGCGCGAAGGATTTCCGAACGAGACGAGCGGCATGCTCTTTCCATTCGACGAGGAGCGAAAACGAAGCTTCTGGATGGCGAACACCCCCCTCTCCCTCGACCTCTTCTTTATCAGCGCCGACTCGCAAATTGTGCGCATCAAGAAGTACGCACAGCCGAACAGTGCGACCTCCATCCCCTCCCAGGCTCCGGCCCAATATGTGCTCGAAACCGGCGCCGGCTTTGCCGACAGCTACGGCATCGTGGAGGGTGACCGCGTGCGATGGCGTCGAACCGACGAATGA